The DNA window AAGTTCGTCGTCAGCCGGTTTCTGCACCCAGAGCGCGCGGCCGAGGAGCCCTACTACGCGAAGTGGTTCGGCGAGCGCGGCTTCGACCTCGTGGAGTTCCCGTCCGGCCTCCGGCTGGAGGGGGCGGGCGACGTGCTGCCCTTCCGCGGACGGCTGCTGGCCGGCTACCGGATCCGATCGGACTTCGCCGCCCACACAGAGCTTGCGTCCGCCCTGGGGGCCGAGGTGCTGTCGGTGGAGCTGACCGACATGCGCTTCTACCACGTCGATCTGACCTTCTGTCCGCTGGACGACCGCCGCGCGATCATCGCCCCCGACGGCTGGGACCGCTACGGCATCGAGGTAGTGCGCCGGCTGGTCCCGGAGCCGATCGTGCTGGACTTGGAGGAGGCGCTGACTTTCTGCGCCAACTCCGTCGTCGTCGGGAACACGGTCGTGATGCC is part of the Actinomycetota bacterium genome and encodes:
- a CDS encoding amidinotransferase, with amino-acid sequence KFVVSRFLHPERAAEEPYYAKWFGERGFDLVEFPSGLRLEGAGDVLPFRGRLLAGYRIRSDFAAHTELASALGAEVLSVELTDMRFYHVDLTFCPLDDRRAIIAPDGWDRYGIEVVRRLVPEPIVLDLEEALTFCANSVVVGNTVVMPACPPRVGKELERAGFDIAVSPVDEFLKAGGGCRCLTLALDVTIAS